From Magnolia sinica isolate HGM2019 chromosome 13, MsV1, whole genome shotgun sequence, one genomic window encodes:
- the LOC131222465 gene encoding polygalacturonase inhibitor 1-like yields the protein MDFAHRLLLFIFSLLFLVPASSLAVQRCSPKDKNALLDFKNSFSNPNVLLSWTPETDCCNWYVVDCDEKTNVVTGLTITYGEVAGRIPDAVARLTHLQTLRLKKLPNLIGEIPPSIANLTNLVSLQLSWTNISGPVPAFLANLRNLEFLDLSFNKLSGSIPPTLANLPKILEIRLDRNRLTGSIPEAFGHFTGTVPDLKFSHNGLSGDIPASLGNMDFMRIDFSRNNLVGDASMLFNASKKTQQIDISRNMLEFDFSRSGFPPGTLNVLDISHNKIRGNIPSQITDAIYLQFLNVSYNRMCGEIPQGWKLKYRAEKFDYSSFFHNRCLCGPPLQACKTDGI from the coding sequence ATGGATTTTGCCCATCGTCTCCTCCTCTTCATCTTCTCCCTCCTCTTCCTTGTTCCCGCCTCTTCTCTCGCTGTCCAACGCTGCAGCCCAAAAGACAAAAATGCCCTCCTCGATTTCAAAAATAGCTTCTCCAACCCCAACGTCCTGCTATCCTGGACGCCCGAGACGGACTGCTGTAACTGGTACGTCGTCGATTGCGACGAGAAGACCAACGTCGTCACTGGCCTCACGATAACGTACGGCGAGGTCGCAGGGCGCATCCCCGACGCCGTCGCACGCCTCACCCACCTCCAAACCCTCCGCCTCAAGAAGCTTCCCAACCTCATTGGGGAAATCCCACCGTCCATCGCAAATCTCACCAACCTCGTCAGCCTCCAGCTCAGCTGGACCAATATCTCTGGTCCAGTCCCCGCATTTCTCGCCAATCTCCGAAATCTCGAATTTCTCGACCTCTCCTTCAACAAACTCTCCGGGTCGATTCCGCCCACCCTCGCGAATCTCCCCAAGATACTCGAGATCCGGCTCGACCGTAACCGGCTGACCGGTTCGATACCAGAAGCTTTCGGTCATTTCACGGGGACCGTACCGGATCTCAAATTCTCGCACAACGGGCTTTCGGGTGATATACCGGCATCTCTCGGTAACATGGATTTCATGCGGATCGATTTCTCGCGCAATAATCTCGTGGGCGACGCTTCGATGCTGTTTAACGCGTCGAAGAAGACGCAGCAGATCGATATCTCGCGAAATATGCTTGAATTCGATTTCTCGAGATCGGGATTCCCGCCCGGCACGCTGAACGTTCTGGACATCTCGCATAACAAGATTCGGGGAAACATTCCGTCGCAGATAACGGACGCCATTTACCTGCAGTTCTTGAACGTGAGCTACAACCGCATGTGTGGGGAGATCCCGCAGGGGTGGAAGCTGAAATACCGGGCCGAGAAATTCGATTACTCGTCTTTCTTCCACAACCGTTGTCTATGTGGGCCCCCACTCCAAGCGTGTAAAACTGATGGCATATGA
- the LOC131223968 gene encoding polygalacturonase inhibitor-like has protein sequence MDFAHHLLLFSFSLLFLPPASSLAVQRCSPKDKSSLLDFKNSFSNHNVLQSWTPETDCCDWYVVDCDEKTNVVTGLTITYGEIAGRIPDAVARLTHLRILRLKKLPNLIGEIPPSIANLTHLVSLQLSWTNISGPVPAFLANLRNLLFLDLSYNKLSGSIPPTLANLPKILAIQLDRNRLTGSIPESFGHFTGTVPNLILSHNRLSGEIPASLGNMDFTVIDFSRNNLVGDASMLFNASKKTQQIHISRNMLEFDFSRTGFPPATLIAPDISHNKIRGNIPSQITDAIFLQFLNVSYNRMCGEIPQGWKLKYRAEEFDYSSFFHNRCLCGPPLQACQTDGIKAKAGKLPICSLTQDCQRFHEPAGILWTRSDFNFSVSGSSLKVEFLPTAQQEHQDAHLEFLDLSFNKLSGSIPPTLANLPKILAIQLDRNRLTGSIPESFGHFTGTVPNLILSHNRLSGEIPASLGNMDFTVIDFSRNNLVGDASMLFNASKKTQQIHISRNMLEFDFSRTGFPPATLIAPDISHNKIRGNIPSQITDAIFLQFLNVSYNRMCGEIPQGWKLKYRAEEFDYSSFFHNRCLCGPPLQACKTDGI, from the exons ATGGATTTTGCCCATCATCTCCTGCTCTTCAGCTTCTCCCTCCTCTTCCTTCCTCCCGCCTCTTCTCTCGCCGTCCAACGCTGCAGCCCAAAAGACAAAAGTTCCCTCCTCGATTTCAAAAATAGCTTCTCCAACCACAACGTCCTGCAATCCTGGACGCCCGAGACGGACTGCTGTGACTGGTACGTTGTCGATTGCGACGAGAAGACCAACGTCGTCACTGGCCTCACAATAACGTACGGCGAGATCGCAGGGCGCATCCCCGACGCCGTCGCACGCCTCACCCACCTCCGAATCCTCCGCCTCAAGAAGCTCCCCAACCTCATTGGGGAAATCCCACCGTCCATCGCAAACCTCACCCACCTCGTCAGCCTCCAGCTCAGCTGGACCAATATCTCTGGTCCAGTCCCCGCATTTCTCGCCAATCTCCGAAATCTCTTATTTCTCGACCTCTCCTACAACAAACTCTCCGGGTCGATTCCGCCCACCCTCGCGAATCTCCCCAAGATACTCGCTATCCAGCTCGACCGTAACCGGCTGACCGGTTCGATACCAGAATCTTTCGGTCATTTCACGGGGACCGTACCGAATCTCATATTGTCGCACAACCGGCTTTCCGGTGAGATACCGGCATCTCTCGGTAACATGGATTTCACGGTGATCGATTTCTCGCGCAATAATCTCGTGGGCGACGCTTCGATGTTGTTTAACGCGTCGAAGAAGACGCAGCAGATCCATATCTCGCGAAATATGCTTGAATTCGATTTCTCGAGAACGGGATTCCCGCCCGCCACGCTGATCGCTCCGGACATCTCGCACAACAAGATTCGGGGGAATATTCCGTCGCAGATAACGGACGCCATTTTCCTGCAGTTCTTGAACGTGAGCTACAACCGCATGTGCGGGGAGATCCCACAGGGGTGGAAGCTGAAATATCGGGCCGAGGAATTCGATTACTCGTCTTTCTTCCACAACCGTTGTCTATGTGGGCCCCCGCTCCAAGCGTGTCAAACTGATGGCATA AAAGCAAAAGCAGGAAAGCTACCTATTTGTTCACTAACTCAGGATTGTCAACGATTTCATGAGCCTGCCGGTATCTTGTGGACCCGATCTGATTTTAACTTCTCTGTGTCCGGCTCATCTTTGAAAGTCGAATTTTTACCAACAGCCCAACAAG AGCATCAAGATGCACATCTCGAATTTCTCGACCTCTCCTTCAACAAACTCTCCGGGTCGATTCCGCCCACCCTCGCGAATCTCCCCAAGATACTCGCTATCCAGCTCGACCGTAACCGGCTGACCGGTTCGATACCAGAATCTTTCGGTCATTTCACGGGGACCGTACCGAATCTCATATTGTCGCACAACCGGCTTTCCGGTGAGATACCGGCATCTCTCGGTAACATGGATTTCACGGTGATCGATTTCTCGCGCAATAATCTCGTGGGCGACGCTTCGATGTTGTTTAACGCGTCGAAGAAGACGCAGCAGATCCATATCTCGCGAAATATGCTTGAATTCGATTTCTCGAGAACGGGATTCCCGCCCGCCACGCTGATCGCTCCGGACATCTCGCACAACAAGATTCGGGGGAATATTCCGTCGCAGATAACGGACGCCATTTTCCTGCAGTTCTTGAACGTGAGCTACAACCGCATGTGCGGGGAGATCCCACAGGGGTGGAAGCTGAAATATCGGGCCGAGGAATTCGATTACTCGTCTTTCTTCCACAACCGTTGTCTATGTGGGCCCCCGCTCCAAGCGTGTAAAACTGATGGCATATGA
- the LOC131223969 gene encoding uncharacterized protein LOC131223969 has translation MVANCISCGGEILPEFTTFENRRKTYSVHLQGPKTVSTPKLRKLKVTIEEARSLLYWSEAEAGFGKMGVCGLSMGGVHAAMVGSLHPTPVATLPFHSLHSAVVAFCEGILKHGTAWEALREDAAQKAAMMLEQVRERMQSALSLTDVTRIPFLKNPEAVIFVAATVSPISVSPLVSSY, from the exons ATGGTTGCTAACTGTATCAGCTGCGGTGGTGAAATTTTACCTGAATTTACGACATTTGAGAACCGTCGCAAAACGTACTCAGTGCATTTACAAGGACCAAAAACCGTCTCAACACCT AAATTGAGGAAGCTGAAAGTCACGATTGAGGAAGCTCGAAGTCTTTTATACTGGTCGGAGGCTGAGGCTGGCTTTGGGAAGATGGGTGTCTGTGGTCTCAGCATGG GGGGAGTGCATGCTGCAATGGTTGGATCACTGCACCCAACGCCAGTTGCCACGCTGCCATTCCACTCTCTGCACTCTGCAGTTGTGGCCTTCTGTGAAGGGATTTTGAAGCACGGGACTGCCTGGGAGGCACTGAGAGAAGATGCAGCACAGAAAGCTGCAATGATGCTCGAGCAAGTGCGAGAACGCATGCAGTCTGCACTGTCACTGACTGATGTCACTCGCATTCCATTTCTAAAGAATCCTGAGGCTGTTATTTTCGTTGCCGCTACTGTAAGCCCCATATCTGTTTCCCCGCTGGTTTCCAGCTATTAA